A genomic stretch from Neodiprion fabricii isolate iyNeoFabr1 chromosome 3, iyNeoFabr1.1, whole genome shotgun sequence includes:
- the LOC124177737 gene encoding cytochrome c oxidase assembly protein COX11, mitochondrial: MYYRTCRGIALMRNRQFSTNVGKNLFKEYDSSKSTVHSERKTNLRATLHYVTAAGVLAVGLSYAAVPLYRLFCRAYSYGGTTATGHDASKIETMKSIQNRQFKVRFNADVGASMRWNFKPQQNEIDVVPGETALAFYTATNPSDKPVIGISTYNVVPFEAGQYFNKIQCFCFEEQMLNPHEQVDMPVFFYLDPEIVEDPKLEYIDEITLSYTFFEARDGLKLPLPGYANRHS; this comes from the exons ATGTATTACCGAACGTGTCGTGGAATCGCGTTAATGCGAAACAGACAATTTAGCACAaacgttggtaaaaatttattcaaagaatACGACAGCTCGAAATCAACGGTACACAGTGAAAGGAAGACAAATCTTCGCGCCACTCTCCACTACGTCACAGCAGCGGGTGTTCTTGCTGTTGGTTTGAGCTACGCCGCTGTGCCTTTGTACAGGCTGTTTTGTCGG GCGTACAGTTACGGTGGAACAACAGCGACTGGGCATGATGCCTCCAAAATAGAAACTATGAAATCGATCCAGAATCGCCAGTTCAAAGTCAGATTCAACGCAGACGTCGGCGCTAGCATGAGGTGGAACTTCAAGCCGCAACAAAATGAGATTGACGTTGTGCCCGGAGAAACTGCGCTCGCATTTTATACTGCTACAAATCCATCGGACAAACCTGTCATCGGCATATCCACTTACAATGTTGTTCCGTTCGAAGCTGGCCAGTACTTCAATAAGATACAGTGTTTCTGCTTCGAGGAACAAATGCTGAATCCACATGAACAG GTGGACAtgccggtttttttttacctggaCCCGGAGATTGTGGAGGATCCCAAGCTGGAATATATTGATGAAATAACGTTATCCTACACTTTTTTTGAGGCCAGAGATGGTCTGAAACTTCCCCTACCTGGCTATGCTAATAGGCACTCGTAG